Proteins from one Halovivax limisalsi genomic window:
- the cofC gene encoding 2-phospho-L-lactate guanylyltransferase — MEVLIPFAADAPKSRLSPVLSPDERRAFARAMLADVLGAIEASGRDPRVLATAPIDVDATVTVDERPLSEAVNARLDEHFGSPAPRRSVSADPLAVVMADLALATPSSLDRLFDASADVALAPGRGGGTNAFLTRHPDFRVDYHGTSYLDHRRIASEIDASVAVVDSVRLSTDVDEPADLVEVLCHGDGRARDYLDDAGFELETTDGRVTVSRPGR, encoded by the coding sequence ATGGAGGTGCTCATCCCGTTCGCCGCCGACGCCCCGAAGAGTCGGCTTTCGCCCGTTCTCTCGCCGGACGAGCGGCGGGCGTTCGCCCGGGCGATGCTCGCCGACGTGCTCGGAGCGATCGAGGCGAGCGGTCGCGACCCGCGCGTCCTCGCGACGGCCCCGATCGACGTCGACGCGACGGTGACCGTCGACGAGCGTCCGCTGAGCGAGGCGGTCAACGCCCGACTCGACGAGCATTTCGGCTCACCTGCGCCGCGCCGCTCCGTGAGCGCCGACCCGCTGGCGGTCGTCATGGCCGACCTGGCGCTCGCGACGCCCTCGTCGCTCGACCGGCTGTTCGACGCGTCGGCCGACGTCGCGCTGGCGCCCGGTCGTGGCGGGGGGACGAACGCGTTTCTGACGCGCCACCCCGACTTCCGGGTCGACTATCACGGGACGTCCTACCTCGACCACCGTCGAATCGCGAGCGAAATCGACGCGTCGGTCGCCGTCGTCGACTCGGTTCGCCTCTCGACGGACGTCGACGAGCCGGCCGACCTCGTCGAGGTGCTCTGTCACGGCGACGGGCGGGCCAGGGACTACCTCGACGACGCCGGGTTCGAGCTCGAGACGACCGACGGCCGGGTGACGGTCTCCCGGCCCGGTCGGTGA
- a CDS encoding complex I NDUFA9 subunit family protein has protein sequence MDVLVAGGTGFIGTALCETLAERGHDVTALARDPDPAALPSGVDAVSGDVTDSDSIDRAVAGRDAVANLVALSPLFQTPNGVTHESVHLGGTKHLVAAASSADVDRFLQLSGLGADPDAPTRHLRAKGRAERVVRESDLPSVIVRPSVVFGDGSEFLSFIELTTTPYVTALPGGGSTRFQPIWIGDLAPMLADALEDPDHADGTYELGGPERLTLADVTRLYYETRGKSVRIVPVPMTLSRLGLTLAGPIPFVPFGREQALGLTVDNTVDANDVPAFGRSDGDLRTLRQYLEASIDGPD, from the coding sequence ATGGATGTCCTCGTCGCCGGCGGAACCGGATTCATCGGGACGGCACTGTGCGAAACGCTCGCGGAGCGCGGTCACGACGTGACGGCCCTCGCGCGCGATCCCGATCCGGCGGCCCTTCCGTCGGGCGTCGACGCCGTCTCCGGAGACGTCACGGATTCGGATTCGATCGACCGGGCGGTCGCCGGGCGGGATGCCGTCGCGAACCTCGTCGCCCTGTCGCCGCTGTTTCAGACGCCGAACGGGGTGACCCACGAGTCGGTCCACCTCGGCGGCACGAAGCATCTCGTCGCAGCCGCATCGTCGGCGGACGTGGACCGATTCCTGCAGCTGAGCGGTCTCGGTGCCGATCCGGACGCGCCGACCCGACACCTTCGGGCGAAGGGGCGGGCCGAACGCGTCGTCCGCGAGAGCGACCTGCCGTCCGTGATCGTCAGGCCGTCGGTGGTCTTCGGGGATGGGAGCGAATTTCTCTCGTTCATCGAGCTGACCACGACCCCGTACGTGACCGCGCTGCCGGGGGGCGGATCGACTCGATTCCAGCCGATCTGGATCGGCGATCTGGCGCCGATGCTCGCCGACGCCCTCGAAGATCCCGACCACGCCGACGGAACGTACGAACTGGGCGGCCCCGAGCGGCTCACGCTGGCCGACGTCACCCGGCTGTACTACGAGACCCGGGGCAAATCGGTCCGGATCGTCCCCGTCCCCATGACGCTATCCAGACTCGGACTCACCCTCGCCGGACCGATCCCCTTCGTCCCGTTCGGCCGCGAGCAGGCGCTCGGCCTGACCGTCGACAACACGGTCGACGCCAACGACGTGCCGGCCTTCGGCCGCTCGGACGGCGACCTTCGAACGCTCCGGCAGTACCTCGAGGCCTCGATCGACGGACCCGACTGA
- a CDS encoding tubulin/FtsZ family protein has translation MKLAMIGFGQAGGKIVDRFLDYDDRTNSGIVRAAIAVNTAKADLMGLQRIPQENRVLIGQARVKGHGVGADNELGAEVAEEDIDEIQNAVDSIPTHEVDAFLIIAGMGGGTGSGGAPVLAKHLKRIYTIPVYGMGILPGTDEGGIYTLNAARSFQTFVREVDNLLVFDNDSWRSAGESVEGGYDQINEEIVRRFGVLFGAGEVQAGQEVAESVVDSSEIINTLSGGGVSTVGYASEEVDLTSSSGGLLSRFTGGSSTGGTDLDAANTTNRITSLVRKAALGRLTLPCEIDGAERALLVLSGPSDHLNRKGIERGRKWLEEETGSMEVRGGDYPRRVPEVSASILLSGVTNVPRIKRLQQVAIEAQDNMEDIQQESEENLEELVEDDADDLEPLF, from the coding sequence ATGAAGCTGGCGATGATCGGATTCGGACAGGCGGGAGGGAAGATCGTCGATCGATTCCTCGATTACGACGATCGAACGAACAGCGGCATCGTTCGTGCGGCGATCGCCGTCAACACGGCGAAAGCCGACCTCATGGGCCTGCAGCGGATCCCACAGGAAAACCGTGTACTGATCGGTCAGGCACGCGTGAAAGGACACGGAGTCGGAGCGGACAACGAGCTCGGCGCGGAAGTCGCCGAGGAGGACATCGACGAGATCCAGAACGCCGTGGACTCGATCCCGACCCACGAGGTCGACGCGTTCCTGATCATCGCCGGCATGGGCGGTGGCACCGGGTCCGGCGGCGCCCCCGTCCTCGCGAAACACCTCAAGCGAATCTACACGATCCCCGTCTACGGGATGGGAATCCTCCCCGGGACGGACGAGGGCGGGATCTACACGCTCAACGCGGCGCGATCCTTCCAGACGTTCGTCCGCGAGGTGGACAACCTGCTCGTCTTCGACAACGACTCCTGGCGGAGCGCCGGCGAGTCCGTCGAGGGTGGCTACGACCAGATCAACGAGGAGATCGTCCGGCGATTCGGCGTCCTCTTCGGCGCCGGCGAGGTCCAGGCCGGCCAGGAGGTCGCGGAGAGCGTCGTCGACTCCTCGGAGATCATCAACACCCTCTCCGGGGGCGGCGTCTCCACCGTGGGCTACGCCTCGGAAGAGGTCGACCTCACGTCGTCTTCTGGCGGCCTCCTTTCGCGGTTTACCGGCGGTAGTTCGACCGGCGGGACCGACCTCGACGCGGCCAACACGACCAACCGGATCACGAGCCTGGTCCGCAAGGCCGCGCTCGGTCGCCTGACGCTGCCCTGCGAGATCGACGGCGCCGAGCGCGCACTGTTGGTCCTCTCCGGTCCCTCGGACCACCTCAACCGCAAGGGGATCGAGCGCGGTCGCAAGTGGCTCGAGGAGGAGACCGGCAGCATGGAGGTCCGCGGCGGCGACTACCCGCGTCGCGTCCCCGAGGTCTCCGCGTCGATCCTGCTCTCGGGCGTGACGAACGTCCCCCGGATCAAGCGCCTCCAGCAGGTCGCCATCGAGGCCCAGGACAACATGGAGGACATCCAGCAGGAGAGCGAGGAGAATCTCGAAGAACTCGTCGAGGACGACGCGGACGACCTCGAACCGCTGTTCTGA